The genome window AAGGGCAAATTCACTCACTACACCAGTTGGTTGGCGATGTTGCCAATCTTGTACCATTTCAGGTGTCAAAAAAGAAAATGTGGGCAAAACTTCGCTTAAACGTTCGAGTTCAATATCTTTAGCACGGATGCGCCAATGGTCATTATCTTGATATTTTTTGCTGGCAGGCAAATACAATACAGAGACGCTCCCTTGCGGCCAGATAAACTCATTGGTTTTCAAGGTATCAAGCTCAGGAATGTTAAATAACCACCCATTCCCCTGCCTTTTCATTCGCAAAAGCAAATCATTAACTTGTAGGTTTTGGGCTAATTCGCCCGTTCCCCAGTTAGCTTCGCCTTGTCGTAGTTGAATAAGGCCGCTATCAATTCGATGATTTCTCAGGGTTACCCAAGAAGACAGGCTAAAATTGGCATCCCGCAATGAAGTATTGTCACGCATCCAGCGGCTAAGCCATGGCTGCATGTCAATATTATCCGCTTGTAGATAAAAAATACCGTCACTTAACACGCCGTTTTTATCTGACACATCAAGCTTTACTTGCAGATAGCCATGCTGCTTATTAATGGTTTCAAGACTCACAAAACCTTGAGCACGATGCCGTTCATTATCATTAAGCCATGAAAGCTCAGGTAAAATCAGCGTTGTTTTTTGTTCAGAAGGTGTGAGGAAGGTTAATTGGCTTTCTTTTAATATAAAGTGGTCGAATTGCCGTAAAAATAGCTCTTCAATGCTATCTAAAGACTCGCCTTTCGCGGAGTCTCCAAGGCTAAAAGGGACTTTATAATCAACATTTAACTGATAGAAGGTTAAATCACGAAAGCGCCAGCGTAGAGAAAATAATGAGCCCCAGATATCTAATTCAACCGTAATAGTATTCGCGGTGACATCCGTAGTTTTACTCTGTAAAGCGACATCGGATAACGTCAGTACAGGGCCAAAAGATTGCCAAGCCCCTTCGATTTTACCAATTTGTACAGATACATCGGTCTTTTTTTCAACATAATCGACCAAATCCTGTCGATAGTTGTCGATATTAGGCAGAAGAAAACGCAGCCCTGACAGCACTAATGCACACAGCAATAATATAACCGCGGTCGTCACCAGTGCTACACGTGGCAGTCGTCTCACTCAAATCTCCTTAATTACATCATTACGACGTCAAAACGTTCCTGACTGTAAAGAGGTTCAGTCTGAACTTTAACTTGCTTCCCAACAAAGATTTCAACTTCTGCGAGGGCATGTGATTCATCCCCTTTAAGGACATCAACCACCGCTTGGGATGCATAAACTAAAAACCTATCTGCATCGATAGTACGGTGAACGCGAACTATTTCACGTAAAATTTCATAACAAACTGTTTCTACCGACTTAACGGTTCCGCGACCTTGGCAAGTTGGGCAGTCATCACATAACACATGTTCTAGGCTTTCTCTTGTGCGCTTACGCGTCATTTCAACTAAACCCAGTTGCGAAAAACCATTAATGGTGGTTTTGACTTTATCTTTGCTCAATGCCTGCTCTAATGATGCTAGCACACGGCGACGATGTTCAGGGTCAACCATGTCGATGAAGTCAATAATAATAATACCGCCTAAGTTACGTAAACGCAGTTGCCTTGCTATCGCTTGAGTCGCCTCGATATTAGTATTGAAGATGGTTTCTTCAAGATTACGATGACCAACAAATGCTCCAGTATTGATATCAATCGTCGTCATGGCTTCAGTTTGGTCGATAATCAGATAACCACCTGATTTTAGCTCTACTTTTCGATCCATGGCTCGCTGAATTTCGTTTTCAACGTCAAATAAGTCAAATATTGGCTGATTACCTTGATAAAGTTCGAGCTTAGCCGTCATTTCTGGTACATACTCTTCGATAAACTCTTGCAATTGAGTATAGGTCAAACGGGAGTCAACACGAATACGATCAAGATGAGCACCAGCAAAATCACGGATAATGCGGTAAGCAAGCGCTAATTCACCATAGATTTTTGTGCGAGTCACATTACGTTTTTTTCGTTCAATCACTTTCGCCCACAGGCGCTTTAAGAAGGCCGCATCCTGTTTAACTTCCTCTTCCCCGACCCCTTCTGCTGCCGTACGGATGATAAAACCACCATTTTCATCACAATACTGTGAAACACACTCTTTTAGGCGTTCTCTTTCAACTTCACTTTCAATACGTTGAGAAACTCCCACATGGGAAGCCCCTGGCATAAAGACCAAATAACGAGAAGGGAGA of Providencia rettgeri contains these proteins:
- the rng gene encoding Ribonuclease G, which produces MTAELLVNITPSETRVAYIDGGILQEIHVEREAKRGLVGNIYKGRVSRVLPGMQAAFVDIGLDKAAFLHASDIMPHTECIAGDEQKNFHVRDIAELVKQGQDLIVQVVKDPLGTKGARLTTDITLPSRYLVFMPGASHVGVSQRIESEVERERLKECVSQYCDENGGFIIRTAAEGVGEEEVKQDAAFLKRLWAKVIERKKRNVTRTKIYGELALAYRIIRDFAGAHLDRIRVDSRLTYTQLQEFIEEYVPEMTAKLELYQGNQPIFDLFDVENEIQRAMDRKVELKSGGYLIIDQTEAMTTIDINTGAFVGHRNLEETIFNTNIEATQAIARQLRLRNLGGIIIIDFIDMVDPEHRRRVLASLEQALSKDKVKTTINGFSQLGLVEMTRKRTRESLEHVLCDDCPTCQGRGTVKSVETVCYEILREIVRVHRTIDADRFLVYASQAVVDVLKGDESHALAEVEIFVGKQVKVQTEPLYSQERFDVVMM